The DNA window GCCATGCCATTGCGTGCGATGATCTGATGCACGCGCATATCGAACGGATTCACTCGCGCGCTGATCGCACTCGTGATTCCGAAGCTGTTGAAATACGCCATGGCTTCTTGAATTTGGCTGATCCGAACCGTTTCCGGCCAGGCCGGCAGCAGCTTCTTGACCAGGTCTTCCGCGTTTTCCTCGAGCACCCCGTTGGGCTCGCCGGCAGCATCATGGTGAATTTCGCCACCATCGGGATTGGGCGTATTTCGATCGATGCCGGCGAGCTTCAGCGCAAGACTGTTCGTCAACGTAAAATGGCCGACCGGCAGACACACCGGATGATCCGGCGCCGCTTCGTCGAGCTCGGAGCGATGGACGAAACGCTTCTCCTCCAGTTGCGATGGCGGATGCCACATTCGGCCGCGGATCCATTCGCCTGCCGGCGTGCGGGCTGCCATCGCAGACACTTGTTCCTGCACTTCGGGAATCGAGGTCACACCGTCGAACGAGACGGTATATTTGAGCAGGCCGGCGGCTTCGACATGCGCATGGGTGTCGATCAGCCCGGGAACAATGGTTTTTCCGCCGGCATCAATCACGACCGTCTCGGGACCACTCCAGCTTCGTATGTCGGCTTCGCCTCCGACCGCAATGAACTTGCCGTCGCGGATGGCAACGGCCTGTGCAAACGAAAAGGCGGCATCCACCGTGATGACGTGAGCGTTGACGATAATCGTGTCGGCGGGGGATCGCATCGCGGCGTTGCCTAAGCCACCGGTCCCCTGAGTGTATTTGTTCATTGTGATCTCTTTTTTACGCCGGAGCCGAGGGGCGGGCGCCGCTGCCCTCGTTACAAGTTTTGTCGATTGATATGTGGGAGAAGGTAGCCGGCGTAACCGCGCTCAGTGGATCAGCGGACAGCCACCCTGGTCGATCGGCCGGAACGCGTCCTCCGCCGAAATCGTTCGCACCAGCTTGTAATAGTCGTAACGGCCTTTGGATTCCTCTGGCGTTTTTACTTCGAACACGAACATGGGGTGGATCGCGCGTCCGTCCTTGCGGACCTTGACCTTGCCGAACAGGGGATCGTCGATCTCCGCGCTCTCCATTTGCGCCACTACCTTGTCGCCCTCGATGGTCTGCGCTGCCTGCACCGCACGCAGATAGGCGAGGGTCGCGGAATAGGTGGCCGAGTGATTGATCGTCGGCATGCGTCCGTTCATGCGCTCGGCGAAGCGCTTGCTCCAGGCGCGGGTGCTGTCGTTGAGGTCCCAATAGAACGCCTCGCTGAGCAACAGGCCCTGCGCGGCCTTGAGCCCAAGCGAATCGATGTCCACGATCTGCATGAAAAGGGCTGCCAGTCTCTTGTCCTTGCCCAAAATCTGGAACTCGGCGATCTGCTTGATCGCGTTGATGGCGTCGGCGCCGGTGTCGCCGAGCGCGATCACATCGGCACCGGATGCCTGCGCCTGCAGGAGGTAGGAGCTGAAATCGGCGGTGCCGAGTGGATGCGACACCGATCCCAAAATCTTGCCGCCCTGCTTCTCGACCGCTTCCGTCGTGTCGCGCTGAAGCGCCTTGCCGAGCGCGTAATCGAAACTGACGAAGTACCAGGACTTGCCGCCGCGCTCGGTAATGGCGCGGCCCATGGCGTTGCCGAGTGCCCAGGTGTCGAGCGCCCATTGCACTGTTGTCGGCTGGCAGAACTTGCCGGTCAGATCAGACGTCGCCGAGCCGGACGCGAGCATCGTCCGGTTCTTGTCCTTCATGATGGTGTTGACCGCGAGTGCAACGCCTGAATTCGGCAGATCGACCACTGCGTCGACGGCCTCCTGATCGACCCAGCGGCGCGCGATGGCGGCGCCGACATCGGGCTTGTTCTGATGATCCGCCGACAGAATCTCGACCTTGAGGCCTTTCGATTCCTTGGCGAAATCTTCCGCCGCCATCTGAGCGGCAACCAGCGAGCCCTTGCCCGCCTGATCCGAAAACGGGCCCGAGAAGTCGCTGAGGACGCCGATCTTGACGGTGGCTGGCACCTGCGCCACGGCAGCGCCGATCATCGAGAGGCACAGAAGAACACATCCGATTGGCAGGCCATGACGCATCTAACGGACTCCGTCCCAGGCGAGTGGGCGCGTCACGCTCACATCGGCGATTGAGAAATTTCTAAATATTTGATTTTTTATGTTGTAATATACATTGTATGACGTTTCCTTGTGATGTCAAACGAACCGGATTGACGCCAATGACCCTGATACTGGCGTGCGGGAACTACGATCGCACGCGCCGGCTAATCGATGGAGAGATCGGCATCGAAGGTCATGGCCTCGATGTGCAGACCTTGCCACCGGAAACGATGTTCGCGCGCGCTTTCAACGACCTTGCGTTTGACATCAGCGAGTTGTCGTTCAGCACATATTTGATGCACGTTGCGCGAGGAACGTGCGGCTACGCCGGAATTCCGGTTTTTCCATCGCGAGCCTTTCGTCATTCCGCGATCTATGTGCGTGCCGACGGCGGCGTGGAGACCCCGGAGGATCTCAGCGGGCGCGTGGTCGGCGTGCGCAATTATCTCAATACGGCGGCGCTCGTGGTGCGCGGCTTGTTGTCCGACGTTTACGGCGTTGCCGCGAGCGACATCAGCTGGCGCATCGGTGACGTCGACGATGTCGAGCGCGACACCATTGCGGTTCCTGACGTGTTGGGAGACACGGACATAAGGGCTGTGCCGCGCGGCGCGACGTTGTCGTCGATGCTTGTCGCCGGCGAGATCGACGCGATCGTGCACTACCATCCGCCACATGGCTTCGGTCCCGCTCCGGCACCGATCAAGCGCCTGTTCGCTGACTCATCGGCCGCCGAGCAAAGATATTTCGCCGACACCGGTGTATTTCCAATCATGCATCTCGTCGGGGTTCGCAGAACGCTTTTGCGGGATCAGCCATCGCTGGCATCGAAAGTCTACGATGCTTTTGAGCGCGCGAGGAATGTATCGGAAAACCCGAGGGAACAAGAAACCGCCTGTGATCGCTGGGCTAATGGCGTTGCTCGCAACCGCGCTGCGCTGGAAATGCTGAGCCGCTATGCGTTCGAGCAGGGCATCACGGAACGTCAGCTTCGGCTGGACGAGCTGTTCGTTCCCGATCTGATGCAGACATGATTGCAACAGGACGTAAGATAGTTGAACATGCCGGCTGCGAAAGCGGTGCTCGACGCGTGAACTTGCCGGGTATCGGCGAGCGAAGCGCGCGCGATCGCTGCGTCTG is part of the Bradyrhizobium canariense genome and encodes:
- a CDS encoding ABC transporter substrate-binding protein; translation: MTLILACGNYDRTRRLIDGEIGIEGHGLDVQTLPPETMFARAFNDLAFDISELSFSTYLMHVARGTCGYAGIPVFPSRAFRHSAIYVRADGGVETPEDLSGRVVGVRNYLNTAALVVRGLLSDVYGVAASDISWRIGDVDDVERDTIAVPDVLGDTDIRAVPRGATLSSMLVAGEIDAIVHYHPPHGFGPAPAPIKRLFADSSAAEQRYFADTGVFPIMHLVGVRRTLLRDQPSLASKVYDAFERARNVSENPREQETACDRWANGVARNRAALEMLSRYAFEQGITERQLRLDELFVPDLMQT
- a CDS encoding ABC transporter substrate-binding protein, with amino-acid sequence MRHGLPIGCVLLCLSMIGAAVAQVPATVKIGVLSDFSGPFSDQAGKGSLVAAQMAAEDFAKESKGLKVEILSADHQNKPDVGAAIARRWVDQEAVDAVVDLPNSGVALAVNTIMKDKNRTMLASGSATSDLTGKFCQPTTVQWALDTWALGNAMGRAITERGGKSWYFVSFDYALGKALQRDTTEAVEKQGGKILGSVSHPLGTADFSSYLLQAQASGADVIALGDTGADAINAIKQIAEFQILGKDKRLAALFMQIVDIDSLGLKAAQGLLLSEAFYWDLNDSTRAWSKRFAERMNGRMPTINHSATYSATLAYLRAVQAAQTIEGDKVVAQMESAEIDDPLFGKVKVRKDGRAIHPMFVFEVKTPEESKGRYDYYKLVRTISAEDAFRPIDQGGCPLIH